The Agaribacterium sp. ZY112 genome includes the window AGGAATCGAGCCGTACGAACAAAACACGCAACAGTCTCTGTGTTTTGGTTTCAAGACAACGTGGCAAGATCCACACTCGTAGAACCATTGACAGGCATCAGTTGGCATTGTTTCCTGTTTTTCATGTCCGCACTCTGGGCAAGTAAGTACAGATTCTAGTTCAACACTCTTACTCATTTGTATCGCTCAACTCTAGCTTCGACGGGTAACCTGCGTTGGTAGTGGCTTCTACCAATGAGGCGACTCCCGTTTTTTCATCATCAAAAATTACAATTGCCAGCTTGGTTTTATAGCTCACCTCAGCGGAGATCACACCATCGATGTTTTTAAGCGCCTTTTTAACCGTAATAGGACAGGTCGCACAATTCATCGTCGGTACGCTCAATGTGACTTGTTGCTCTACGGCAAACGCAAAACTGGTATACAGGAAACAGAGTGTCAATATCATTGCTCTTTTCATGGCTTAACCCTTACGCAAAAAATAAAACCCAATATGGGCTGAAAATTAAGATCATTGCGACCAGTACAGCAACAAAGTACAAAAGCTTACGGTTTCTTTGTACCCTTGGTTGTGCACAGGCTTCCCCGGGGATACAGAAATCTTGCTTTGTAAGATCGGACTTAAATATTCGCCAACCAGCCCATCCAAACAAAGCGACAACGACGGCGATAAAGAGTGGCCGGTAGGGTTCAAGTTCGGTCAAATTGGCTATCCAGGCTCCGCTGATGCCAACACTCAAAAGAATGAGGGGACCAGCACAGCAAAGGCTAGCACCAAACGCGGCAGCAACTCCTGCGATAAGTGACCATGATGTTTTCTGCACAGCCCTCTCCAAGTAAAGTGAATGACGAGTAGAGTATAGACTCCGTACCTAGATACGGAGTCAAGGCATGGCATCACTTTGGCTGAAGTGAATTGATGATTGGACATCGGGTTTCGTCTTCATTCGTATTGCATTGTAAAAGCAACGCTTTTAGTGCACTTTCCAAGCGCCTCAAGTCCCTC containing:
- a CDS encoding GDCCVxC domain-containing (seleno)protein, which encodes MSKSVELESVLTCPECGHEKQETMPTDACQWFYECGSCHVVLKPKHRDCCVFCSYGSIPCPPIQQDRTCCS
- the merP gene encoding mercury resistance system periplasmic binding protein MerP, whose protein sequence is MKRAMILTLCFLYTSFAFAVEQQVTLSVPTMNCATCPITVKKALKNIDGVISAEVSYKTKLAIVIFDDEKTGVASLVEATTNAGYPSKLELSDTNE
- a CDS encoding mercuric transporter MerT family protein, whose amino-acid sequence is MQKTSWSLIAGVAAAFGASLCCAGPLILLSVGISGAWIANLTELEPYRPLFIAVVVALFGWAGWRIFKSDLTKQDFCIPGEACAQPRVQRNRKLLYFVAVLVAMILIFSPYWVLFFA